CGCCAACGTCGAGAAGAAGGCGGGCGTCCTGCAGCTGCAGGCCGCGAAGTTCGGCGCCAAGGCGTCGAAGGCCGCCGCCGCGCACCAGATGGTGCGGCGCGCGGAGAAGATGCTCTCCGGCCTCGAGGAGGTGCGCGCGGTCGACCGCGTCGCGAAGCTGCGCTTCCCCGAGCCCGTGGCCTGCGGGCGCACGCCGCTCATGGCGAGCGACCTCAGCAAGAACTACGGCTCGCTCGAGATCTTCACGGCCGTGGACCTCGCCATCGACCGCGGCAGCAAGGTGGTCATCCTCGGCCTCAACGGCGCCGGCAAGACGACGCTGCTGCGGATCCTCGCGGGGGTCGACCAGCCCGACACCGGGCGGCTCGAGCCCGGCCACGGACTGCGTGTCGGCTACTACGCGCAGGAGCACGAGACGATCGACGTCAAGCGCAGCGTGCTGGAGAACATGGTCTCCTCCTCGCCCGACATCTCCGAGATGGAGGCGCGCCGCGTCCTCGGCTCGTTCCTCTTCACGGGCGACGACTCGGCGAAGCCCGCGGGTGTGCTCTCGGGCGGCGAGAAGACCCGCCTGGCGCTGGCGATGATCGTCGTGTCCGGCGCCAACGTGCTGCTGCTCGACGAGCCCACCAACAACCTCGACCCCGCGAGCCGCGAGGAGATCCTCGGCGCGCTCAACACGTACTCGGGCGCCGTCGTGCTCGTCAGCCACGACTCCGGCGCGGTCGAGGCGCTCAACCCGGAGCGGGTCCTCATCATGCCGGACGGCACCGAGGACCACTGGAGCCCCGACTACATGGACCTCATCGAGCTGGCCTGATCCCCGCGAGCGTGCGTCAGCGCGCGTCGTCCAGGATCCGGTCCTCGACGTCCGCGTCCGACGGCCGCTTCCGGGCGCGCTTGGCCTGACGGGCGCGCTCGCGCTCTTGCTCCTCGGGGTCGTCCGCGTTGATGATCCGGTACTCGTTGCGCACCGCGATGCCGAGGCCCGCGAAGCCGATGATCGCGAACACGATCCACTGGAACGCGTACGACAGGTGCGGGCCCTCGTCCTCGGCCGGGCGCGGCGTCGCGAACGGCGCGGCCTCGGCGGGGGCGGGGCTCTCGGAGATCAGCAGCCCGTAGGCCCCGGTGTACGTCGGCGCGTCCACGCGACCGGCGATGTCCGGCAGGTGCACCGTGGCGATCTGCCCGGCGGGCGCGGAGCGGCCCGGCAGCTCCGGCTCGCCCGCCTTCAGCCGCGCGGTCACCGTGACCTGGCCCTCGGGAGGCGCGGGCACGGAGTCGGGGGAGTCCTGCGAGTTGCCGATGGGCACCCAGCCGCGGTCGACCACGAAGACGCGGCCGTCCTCCAGGCGGAGCGGGGTGAGGACCTCGAAGCCGGGCTGGCCGTTGAAGGGGCGGTTGCGCGCCAGGAGCTGCTCGTCGACCAGGTAGGTGCCGGTCATGCTGACGGGCGTCCACTTCTGCGTGTCGACGTAGGAGGAGGTGTCGGCGAGCACCTGGTCGACCGGCAGGGGCGCGCTGTCCCAGTTGTCCTCGACCTTGGCGATCTCCGCCAGCGCCTCGTCGCGACGCGCGAACTGCCAGTGGCTGAGCAGCACGCACGCGATCGCGAAGACCACGGCGACCAGGAGGTACCCGGCCCAGCGCCGGTTGAGCACGAAGCGCCAGCGGGTCACGGGATCGCCCCCTCGACGGGTGCGTCGACGGCGGCCACGCGCACGGGGAAGTCCCGGCCGGCCAGGAAGTCGCGGAGGAAGCCGACGTGCTCGTCGCACGCCGTCCAGGTCTTCACCCGGTCGGCGGTGTGGATGCGCGGGTTGCGCCACTCGACGCGCCAGGCGGCGTCCGCACGGCAGCCGGCGCGCGAGCACTCGACGACGTCGGACGACGGCCCGGCGGACCCGAGGCCCCAGGAGGCGAGACCGCTCACGTCGCGTCGGGGTTCTCGGACGTGGGGGCGTCCCCGGCGGGAGCAGGTCGGGCCCCCGTCGTCGGCGTCGGGCCGCGCCCCGTCTCGTACGTCGTGAAGGACGCGGGCATCGTGAACGGCTCGGACGGCATGGAGGGCTCGGAGGACGCGTACGGTGCGGATGCCGCGAACGGCGTCGACCCCGCGGCGGGCGCCGAGGCCTCGGCCGGCGGCGGGAACCCGGAGTGGCGCGCGGACACGGCCACGACGCCGCCCGGACGCTCGACCGCGGTGCCCTGGTTGCCGCCGACGTTCGCGAGGATGACCGCGAAGTAGGGGAGGACCACGGCGCCGATGGCGGCGACGGCCAGCCACCAACCCTCGAGGAAGAGGCAGGACAGGATGCAGACCATGCGGATGGTCATGGCGATGGTGTACTTCACCATGCGGGCATGGCGGTCCTCCTGCGGGGACCGGGGGAGGCTGGTGACCGACTGCTGCGGGGTGGGCATGGGTGGATGGCGTCCTTCGGGGGCGCGTCGCGCGCCCCATCGGAACCAGGGTACGCCGACCCACCGATAGGCTCGTCCGAGTCCGCAAGCCCCCTCCAAGCCGTAATGGAAGGTCCCCACATGAGCATCGCACGCACCGTCGTCGTCACCGGAGGCAACAGGGGGATCGGGTTCGCGATCGCCGAGGAGATGCTCCGCCGCGGACACCGCGTCGCGGTCACGGCCCGCTCGGGCGAGGGCCCCGAGGGTAGCTTCACGGTCCGCGCGGACGTCACCGACGCGGCGTCCGTGGACGGCGCCTTCGCGGAGGTCGAGGCCGCGTACGGTCCCGTCGAGGTCGTGGTCGCCAACGCCGGAATCACGCGCGACATGCTCATGATGCGCATGAGCGACGACGACTTCACCGAGGTCGTGGACACCAACCTCGGTGGCGCCTTCCGCGTCGTCAAGCGCGCGTCGAAGGGCATGCTCAAGGCGCGCTTCGGGCGCATCGTCCTCATCTCCAGCGTCGTCGGCCTCTACGGGTCCGGCGGCCAGGTCAACTACGCCGCGTCCAAGAGCGGTCTGGTCGGCCTCGCCCGCTCGATCACGCGCGAGCTCGGCGGCCGCGGCATCACCGCCAACGTCGTCGCCCCCGGCTTCATCGAGACCGACATGACGGCCGAGCTGCCCGAGGCCACCGCCGCGGAGTACAAGAAGTCCATCCCCGCCGGCCGCTACGGCACGGCCGCCGAGGTCGCGGGCGTCGTGGCCTGGATCTCCTCCGACGAGGCGGCCTACATCTCCGGCGCGGTCATCCCCGTCGACGGCGGCCTCGGCATGGGCCACTGACGCCGCTCGCCGAGGAGCGCGCCGTGTCCGACCTCCTGGCGGCCTGGGACGCGGGTCCCGCCGTGCTCACCGAGCTGGGGGCCACGCACAACCACGCCTACCGCGTCGACGTCGACGGCGGAGCCCGGTACCTGCTGCGCCTGCACGTCGCGCGCCGTCAGCAGCACGAGATCGACCTGGAGCTCGACTGGCTGGCGATGCTCGCCGCCCGGGGCGGCCCGTCGGTGCCGGTCCCGCAGCGCACGCGCGCCGGATCCTGGACGGCCACGGTCGAGGTGCCGGTCCCCGACGACGACGAGGTGGGCCTCCGCCGCGCGGTGGTCGGCGCATCCGGCGGCCGCGTGGAGCGGCGCCTCGCGACCCTCCTCACCTGGCACGACGGCGAGATGCTGAGCAGCCTCCCCGCGTCCTCGGACGCGGGGCCGTTCGCCGAGACGCTGGCCGCCCTGCACGCCGCGGGCGCGGATCCGGCCGCCGTCGCGCTCGCGGGCCAGCGCCGCCGCTACGACGCCGACTACGCGACGACGCGGCTCGAGCGCCTGGTCGAGGGCTACCCCGGCATCATGGCCGACGGCTCCACGGCGGAGGCGCTGGCCGCGGCGATCGCGGAGCTGCGCGCGACGCTCGCGCAGGCCGGGCCGCCGATCATGGTGCACGGCGACTACCACCCGGGCAACCTGATCCAGGGGCCCACCGGCGTCTCCGTCATCGACTTCGACCGGTGCGGGCTGGGTCCCGCGGGCCTCGACGTCGCCGCGGCGATCATGTACCTGGCGCCCCGGCAGCGCGCCCAGTTCCACCGCGCCTACACGGCCGCGGGCGGCAGCACGGGCGTCCCGGACGAGCGCTTCGGCGCCTTCATCTTCCTGGCGTACCTCGACAACGTGACCCACCTCGCGAGCCTGCCGTCGGAGCGGGAGCGGATGCCCGCGAACATCGCGCAGCTGGCGGCCATCGCCCGCGCGGTCGTCGCGGGCTGACCCGCGGCCGCCGCGGCCGCCGCGACGGCCGCGACGGCCGCGTCAGCTGGGGAGGCCGAGGAGCGCGAGGACCTGCGCGAGGTCGCGGCGATCGACGCACACGTCCGCGCGTCGGCGGACGGCCGGCTTCGCGTCGAACGCGACCGACAGGCCGGCGACGGCCATCATCTCGAGGTCGTTGGCACCGTCGCCCACCGCGACGATCCGGGCGAGCGGGATCTCGAGCTCCCGGCTCCACTCCTCGACGGCCGCGCGCTTGGCCGCCGCGTCGATGACGGGACCGGAGACCCGGCCCGTGAGGCGCCCGTCGACGGACTCGAGCCGGTTCGCCCGCCAGAGGTCGAGCCCGAGGCGCTCGGCGAGCGGATCCAGCAGCTCGTGGAAGCCCCCCGAGACGACGGCGACGACGTGGCCGGCGTCGTGCAGCCCCGCGACCAGCCGCTCGGCGCCGGGCGTGAGGCGGATCCGGGAGCCGACCGTCGCGTGCACCGCGTCGGGCAGCCCCGCCAGCGTCGCCACCCGCGAGCGCAGGCTCTCGGCGAAGTCGAGCTCCCCGCGCATCGCCCGGTCGGTGACCGCGGCGACCTGCTCGAGCGAGCCCGCCTCCGCGGCCAGCAGCTCGATGGCCTCGTCCTCGATGAGGGTGGAGTCGACGTCGAGCACGACGAGCATGCGCGGGTGGGTGCGCGCGACGGACGTCGGCGCCGCGGGCGTCGGCGTCATCGGGAGGACGGCGCTCACGGGGTGACGCGCACGCCCTTGCCCACGACGGTGATGCCGCCGTCGGTCACGGTGAACCCGCGCTCGCGGTCGCGGTCGTGGTCGACGCCGACCGTCGCGCCGGGCGCGACCTCGACGTCCTTGTCGAGGATGGCGCGACGGATGTCCGCTCCCGCCCCGATGTGCACCTTGTCGAACACGATCGAGTCGACGATCCGCGCGCCGGACTCCGCGATGACCCACGGGCCGAGGACGCTGCGCTCCACGTGCGCACCGCTGATGACGCCGCCGAGCGACGTGATGGAGTCGATCATCGTGCCGGTGTTGCCCTGCGCGTCGCGGACGAACTTCGCGGGCGGGCTGTTGAGCTGCTGGCTGAAGATCGGCCAGTCCTTGTTGTAGAGGTTGAACACCGGCAGCGCCGAGATGAGGTCCTGGTGCGCGTCGAAGAAGGACTCGATCGTGCCGACGTCGCGCCAGTAGTACCGGTCGCGGTCGTTGGCGCCGGGGACCTCGTTGCGGTTGAGGTCGTAGACGCCGGCGTTCCCCTGCTCCACGAACCACGGGACGATGTCGCCGCCCATGTCGTGCGCGGACTCGGCGTTCTCGCCGTCGCGGCGCACCGCGTCGATGAGCTGGTCGGTGTCGAACACGTAGTTGCCCATGGAGGCGAGCACCTCGCCGGGGGAGTCGTCGAGCCCCACCGGGTCCTTCGGCTTCTCCAGGAATGCCCGGATGGCGGCCGGGTTCGCGGGATCGGTGTCGATCACGCCGAACTGGTCGGCGAGCTCGATGGGCTGCCGGATGGCGGCGACCGTGGCGCCGCGCCCCGACGCGATGTGAGCGTCGATCATCTGGCTGAAGTCCATGCGGTACACGTGGTCGGCGCCGACCACGACGACGATGTCGGGCTTCTCGTCGTTGATGAGGTTGAGGCTCTGCAGGATGGCGTCGGCCGACCCGCTGAACCACCGCTTGCCGAGCCGCTGCTGCGCGGGCACCGAGGCGATGTAGGAGTTGAGCATCTGGTTGAGGCGCCAGGTCTGCGACACGTGGCGGTCGAGGGAGTGCGACTTGTACTGGGTCAGCACGACGATCTGCGTGAGCCCCGAGTTGATGAGGTTCGACAGCGCGAAGTCGATCAGCCGGTACTGCCCGCCGAACGGGACGGCGGGCTTGGCCCGGTCCGCGGTGAGCGGCATGAGCCGCTTGCCCTCGCCGCCGGCGAGCACGATTCCAAAGATCTTCTTCGATGCCATTGCCCCAGCGTAGATGCACGCCAGGGCATGTACTAGCGTTCGACCAATGCGAGCAGACGTGATCACCAAGGAGTATCCGCCCGAGGTCTACGGGGGTGCCGGCGTGCACGTCACGGAGCTCGTGAAGGCCATGCGCCAGCAGACCGAGGTGGTCGTCCGCGCCTTCGGGGCGCCGCGGGACGAGCCCGGCGTCTTCTCCTACCCGGTCCCCGCGGAGCTCGCGGGCGCCAACGCGACGCTGCAGACCATGGCCGTCGACCTCGCCATCGCGAGCGACGTCGCGGGCGCCGACGTCGTCCACTCCCACACCTGGTACGCGAACCACGCGGGCCATGTGGCGTCGATGCTGCACGGCATCCCGCACGTCGTCACCGCGCACAGCCTCGAGCCCCTCCGGCCGTGGAAGGCGGAGCAGCTGGGCGGCGGCTACCGCGTCTCCAGCTGGATCGAGCGCACCGCCTACGAGGCGGCCGACGCCGTCATCGCCGTCAGCGACGGCATGAAGCGCGACATCCTCCGCTCGTACCCGGCGCTCGACGAGGACCGCGTGCACACCGTCTACAACGGGATCGACCTCGAGGCCTGGGCGCCCGTGCACGACGACGAGCTCGTCCGCTCCCTCGGCATCGACCCGTCGCGCCCCTCGGTCGTGTTCGTCGGCCGGATCACCCGGCAGAAGGGCCTGCCCTACCTCCTCCGCGCGGCGGCGCTGCTGCCCGCCGACGTGCAGATGGTGCTCTGCGCGGGGGCGCCGGACACCCCGCAGATCATGGAGGAGGTCACGGCCCTCGTCCGCGGCCTGCAGGAGGAGCGCTCCGGCGTCGTCTGGATCGACCGGCTCCTGCCGCGTCGCGAGCTGTCCGCCGTGCTCACAGCCGGCACGGTCTTCGTCTGCCCGTCCGTCTACGAGCCCCTCGGCATCGTGAACCTCGAGGCCATGGCGTGCGGCGCGCCCGTCGTGGGCACCGCCACGGGCGGGATCCCCGAGGTCGTCGACGACGGCGTCACCGGCCGGCTCGTCCCCATCGACCAGGCCACCGACGGCACGGGGACGCCCACCGACCCGGAGCGGTTCGTCCGCGACCTCGCCGCGGCCCTCACCGAGGTCGTGCAGGATCCGGACGCCGCCCGCCGCATGGGCGAGGCCGGCCGGGTGCGCGCCGAGCGCGAGTTCGGCTGGGACCGGATCGCCCGCCAGACCGAGGCGATCTACGCGTCGATCCTGCGCTGACCGCGCGTCGGCCAGGCCCCGCCGGGTCGTCCGCGGACCTCTCCCGGGCGGGCCGCACGCGGGGTCCGGGCCGGTAGACTCGTGGGCATGAGCCACGTCCTCTCCCTGTCCGGAGTGTCCTTCGTCCGGAACGGGACGACCATCCTCGACCGCGTGGACTGGACGGTGGACGGCGACGAGCGCTGGGTCGTCCTCGGGCCGAACGGCGCGGGCAAGACGAGCCTCCTGCAGATCGCCTCCGCCATGGTGCACCCGTCCTCGGGCACGGCCACGGTCCTAGACCACGAGCTCGGCCGCGTCGACGTGTTCGAGCTGCGCTCGCGCATCGGCTTCGCCTCCACCGCCATGGCCCGGCGCATCCCCGCCGACGAGACCGTGCTCGACGTGGTCCTCACGGCGGCGTACTCGGTCACCGGCCGCTGGAACGAGGACTACGAGGACATCGACGTGCGCCGCGCCCAGCGCGTGCTCGCGGAATGGCGCCTCGACCACCTCGAGCAGCGCCGCTTCGGGACGCTGAGCGACGGCGAGCAGAAGCGCGTCCAGATCGCCCGCTCGATCATGACGGACCCCGAGCTCCTGCTCCTCGACGAGCCGGCCGCGAGCCTCGACCTCGGCGCCCGCGAGGAGCTCCTGCAGCTCCTCGGCGGCTACGCATCGGCACCCGAGGCGCCCGGCATCGTCATGGTCACGCACCACGTGGAGGAGATCCCGCGCGGGTTCACGCACGGCCTGCTCCTGCGCGAGGGCCAGGTCGTCGCAGCCGGCCCGCTCGGGGACGTCATCACGGTCGAGACCCTCGGGCGCACCTTCGGCCTCGAGCTCGAGGTCACGCAGGACGACGGGCGCTTCACCGCCCGCGCCGTCCGCTCCTGATCCCGTCCCGGCGCGCTCCGGCGCGCCGACCCGCGGCGGGCACCCGTCTGGTAGGCTCGTCCACTGGTCCGGTGATCATCCCGGCCGCCCACGCTTCCCACGCAGACACCAGAAACGACGAAGGACA
The nucleotide sequence above comes from Clavibacter sp. B3I6. Encoded proteins:
- a CDS encoding ABC-F family ATP-binding cassette domain-containing protein, with amino-acid sequence MLAVHDLELRVGARVLMEDVSFRVSPGDKIGLVGRNGAGKTTLTKILAGEGQPTGGRIDRSGEIGYLPQDPRSGNPEDLARTRILDARGLGTLSLDMQRAMIDMASTDDKVSAKAMKDYGRLEERFVALGGYAAEAEAASIASNLSLPDRILDQPLSTLSGGQRRRIELARILFSGADTMLLDEPTNHLDADSVTWLREFLKGYQGGLIVISHDVELVGDTVNRVFYLDANRMVIDIYNMGWKHYQRQRAADEERRKKERANVEKKAGVLQLQAAKFGAKASKAAAAHQMVRRAEKMLSGLEEVRAVDRVAKLRFPEPVACGRTPLMASDLSKNYGSLEIFTAVDLAIDRGSKVVILGLNGAGKTTLLRILAGVDQPDTGRLEPGHGLRVGYYAQEHETIDVKRSVLENMVSSSPDISEMEARRVLGSFLFTGDDSAKPAGVLSGGEKTRLALAMIVVSGANVLLLDEPTNNLDPASREEILGALNTYSGAVVLVSHDSGAVEALNPERVLIMPDGTEDHWSPDYMDLIELA
- a CDS encoding SURF1 family protein; the protein is MTRWRFVLNRRWAGYLLVAVVFAIACVLLSHWQFARRDEALAEIAKVEDNWDSAPLPVDQVLADTSSYVDTQKWTPVSMTGTYLVDEQLLARNRPFNGQPGFEVLTPLRLEDGRVFVVDRGWVPIGNSQDSPDSVPAPPEGQVTVTARLKAGEPELPGRSAPAGQIATVHLPDIAGRVDAPTYTGAYGLLISESPAPAEAAPFATPRPAEDEGPHLSYAFQWIVFAIIGFAGLGIAVRNEYRIINADDPEEQERERARQAKRARKRPSDADVEDRILDDAR
- a CDS encoding DUF3099 domain-containing protein, with translation MPTPQQSVTSLPRSPQEDRHARMVKYTIAMTIRMVCILSCLFLEGWWLAVAAIGAVVLPYFAVILANVGGNQGTAVERPGGVVAVSARHSGFPPPAEASAPAAGSTPFAASAPYASSEPSMPSEPFTMPASFTTYETGRGPTPTTGARPAPAGDAPTSENPDAT
- the fabG gene encoding 3-oxoacyl-ACP reductase FabG, translating into MSIARTVVVTGGNRGIGFAIAEEMLRRGHRVAVTARSGEGPEGSFTVRADVTDAASVDGAFAEVEAAYGPVEVVVANAGITRDMLMMRMSDDDFTEVVDTNLGGAFRVVKRASKGMLKARFGRIVLISSVVGLYGSGGQVNYAASKSGLVGLARSITRELGGRGITANVVAPGFIETDMTAELPEATAAEYKKSIPAGRYGTAAEVAGVVAWISSDEAAYISGAVIPVDGGLGMGH
- a CDS encoding phosphotransferase enzyme family protein, translated to MSDLLAAWDAGPAVLTELGATHNHAYRVDVDGGARYLLRLHVARRQQHEIDLELDWLAMLAARGGPSVPVPQRTRAGSWTATVEVPVPDDDEVGLRRAVVGASGGRVERRLATLLTWHDGEMLSSLPASSDAGPFAETLAALHAAGADPAAVALAGQRRRYDADYATTRLERLVEGYPGIMADGSTAEALAAAIAELRATLAQAGPPIMVHGDYHPGNLIQGPTGVSVIDFDRCGLGPAGLDVAAAIMYLAPRQRAQFHRAYTAAGGSTGVPDERFGAFIFLAYLDNVTHLASLPSERERMPANIAQLAAIARAVVAG
- the serB gene encoding phosphoserine phosphatase SerB, with translation MSAVLPMTPTPAAPTSVARTHPRMLVVLDVDSTLIEDEAIELLAAEAGSLEQVAAVTDRAMRGELDFAESLRSRVATLAGLPDAVHATVGSRIRLTPGAERLVAGLHDAGHVVAVVSGGFHELLDPLAERLGLDLWRANRLESVDGRLTGRVSGPVIDAAAKRAAVEEWSRELEIPLARIVAVGDGANDLEMMAVAGLSVAFDAKPAVRRRADVCVDRRDLAQVLALLGLPS
- a CDS encoding glucose-1-phosphate adenylyltransferase: MASKKIFGIVLAGGEGKRLMPLTADRAKPAVPFGGQYRLIDFALSNLINSGLTQIVVLTQYKSHSLDRHVSQTWRLNQMLNSYIASVPAQQRLGKRWFSGSADAILQSLNLINDEKPDIVVVVGADHVYRMDFSQMIDAHIASGRGATVAAIRQPIELADQFGVIDTDPANPAAIRAFLEKPKDPVGLDDSPGEVLASMGNYVFDTDQLIDAVRRDGENAESAHDMGGDIVPWFVEQGNAGVYDLNRNEVPGANDRDRYYWRDVGTIESFFDAHQDLISALPVFNLYNKDWPIFSQQLNSPPAKFVRDAQGNTGTMIDSITSLGGVISGAHVERSVLGPWVIAESGARIVDSIVFDKVHIGAGADIRRAILDKDVEVAPGATVGVDHDRDRERGFTVTDGGITVVGKGVRVTP
- the glgA gene encoding glycogen synthase — translated: MRADVITKEYPPEVYGGAGVHVTELVKAMRQQTEVVVRAFGAPRDEPGVFSYPVPAELAGANATLQTMAVDLAIASDVAGADVVHSHTWYANHAGHVASMLHGIPHVVTAHSLEPLRPWKAEQLGGGYRVSSWIERTAYEAADAVIAVSDGMKRDILRSYPALDEDRVHTVYNGIDLEAWAPVHDDELVRSLGIDPSRPSVVFVGRITRQKGLPYLLRAAALLPADVQMVLCAGAPDTPQIMEEVTALVRGLQEERSGVVWIDRLLPRRELSAVLTAGTVFVCPSVYEPLGIVNLEAMACGAPVVGTATGGIPEVVDDGVTGRLVPIDQATDGTGTPTDPERFVRDLAAALTEVVQDPDAARRMGEAGRVRAEREFGWDRIARQTEAIYASILR
- a CDS encoding ABC transporter ATP-binding protein, which gives rise to MSHVLSLSGVSFVRNGTTILDRVDWTVDGDERWVVLGPNGAGKTSLLQIASAMVHPSSGTATVLDHELGRVDVFELRSRIGFASTAMARRIPADETVLDVVLTAAYSVTGRWNEDYEDIDVRRAQRVLAEWRLDHLEQRRFGTLSDGEQKRVQIARSIMTDPELLLLDEPAASLDLGAREELLQLLGGYASAPEAPGIVMVTHHVEEIPRGFTHGLLLREGQVVAAGPLGDVITVETLGRTFGLELEVTQDDGRFTARAVRS